The Streptomyces luteogriseus genome includes a window with the following:
- a CDS encoding DUF1707 SHOCT-like domain-containing protein → MDDRREPSVPAVRVSDLDRDEALGVLAAALAEGRLDPHEHEIRSKRALRARTTDELAALTADLPVPAPTRSEQDRKDLREWLAEWRYWLGGAVIMSGIWGAGCVQKSELTYYWPVTPLGVWAAVLIAIAIWPRDTDDSGSGRIR, encoded by the coding sequence GTGGATGACCGACGTGAGCCCTCCGTACCCGCTGTGCGGGTCTCGGACCTCGACCGCGACGAGGCGCTCGGTGTGCTGGCGGCAGCGCTGGCCGAGGGGCGACTCGATCCGCACGAGCACGAGATCCGATCCAAGCGCGCCCTGCGGGCGCGGACGACCGATGAACTCGCGGCGCTGACGGCCGACTTACCCGTACCGGCGCCGACCCGCTCGGAGCAGGACCGCAAAGACCTCAGGGAGTGGCTGGCCGAATGGCGCTACTGGCTCGGTGGGGCGGTGATCATGTCCGGGATCTGGGGCGCAGGCTGTGTGCAGAAGAGTGAGCTGACCTACTACTGGCCGGTCACGCCGCTGGGGGTGTGGGCGGCCGTGCTGATAGCCATCGCCATCTGGCCGCGCGACACGGACGACAGCGGTAGCGGGCGAATTCGGTGA
- a CDS encoding TetR/AcrR family transcriptional regulator: MPKTVDREEQRRQIGAALLQLVAERGLDEVSVRTVAAATARSPGAVQKYFRTKDEMLTFAAELAGERIERRMAEVNTALPLRQALRDLILTTLPMDAERRAEATAQLAFAVHAAHHPRLAAIRRQVDQDIRQALATWLESAGHETHAAAVADAVIALSDGLALRMLYTPQEREHLLTVLDQALDTLIPGHETTQHLRE, from the coding sequence ATGCCCAAAACCGTCGACAGGGAGGAACAGCGCCGGCAGATCGGTGCGGCCCTGCTCCAGCTGGTCGCCGAACGCGGCCTCGACGAGGTCAGCGTGCGCACGGTGGCCGCCGCAACGGCCCGTTCCCCCGGCGCTGTTCAGAAGTACTTCCGCACCAAGGACGAGATGCTCACGTTCGCCGCCGAGCTGGCCGGTGAGCGCATCGAGCGCCGGATGGCCGAGGTGAACACCGCATTGCCGCTGCGCCAGGCGCTGCGTGACCTGATCCTGACCACGCTCCCCATGGACGCCGAGCGGCGCGCCGAGGCCACCGCGCAACTAGCCTTCGCCGTCCACGCGGCACACCACCCCCGCCTTGCCGCGATCCGGCGACAGGTCGACCAGGACATCCGTCAGGCACTGGCCACCTGGCTGGAGTCAGCCGGGCACGAAACCCACGCGGCGGCCGTCGCTGACGCAGTCATCGCACTGTCCGACGGCCTGGCACTGCGCATGCTGTACACCCCGCAGGAGCGGGAGCACCTGCTCACAGTCCTGGACCAGGCGCTGGACACCCTGATCCCGGGCCATGAGACAACCCAGCATCTCCGCGAGTAG
- a CDS encoding DoxX family protein has translation MNVALWITAGVLAAVCLVGSSKVFVPREKLAAMGSSAQWVLEFSPGALKAIGAVELLAAVGLILPAALDVAPALVPLAATGLVLLFACAVAMRLRRGEKATIAGDLIYLALAAFVAWGRWGPESFTG, from the coding sequence ATGAACGTCGCACTGTGGATCACTGCCGGAGTGCTCGCCGCTGTCTGCCTGGTGGGCAGCTCCAAGGTGTTCGTGCCGAGGGAGAAGCTGGCCGCGATGGGCTCCTCTGCGCAGTGGGTCCTGGAGTTCAGCCCCGGTGCCCTCAAGGCCATCGGTGCCGTCGAGTTGCTGGCTGCGGTCGGCCTGATCCTGCCCGCGGCGCTCGACGTCGCGCCGGCCCTGGTGCCGTTGGCCGCCACCGGACTCGTTCTGCTGTTCGCCTGCGCGGTCGCCATGCGTCTGCGCCGTGGCGAGAAGGCCACGATCGCAGGCGACCTGATCTACCTCGCCCTAGCCGCCTTCGTCGCGTGGGGCCGTTGGGGCCCCGAGTCCTTCACCGGCTGA
- a CDS encoding carboxymuconolactone decarboxylase family protein → MDTRLNYFASATAGKALKYFMSVGRELKESPLPATTQELVALRVSQINGCAACIDMHTKEAAAAGESPVRLNLIAAWREATVFTAAERAALELAEQGTRVADAATGVSDDVWARAAQHYDEEQLTALVLLVSFMNTVNRLNIITQQPAGDYQVGQFH, encoded by the coding sequence ATGGACACGCGACTGAACTACTTCGCCAGCGCGACCGCCGGCAAGGCGCTCAAGTACTTCATGTCGGTCGGCCGGGAGCTGAAGGAATCGCCGCTGCCGGCCACGACGCAGGAACTGGTGGCGCTGCGCGTGAGCCAGATCAACGGCTGCGCGGCCTGCATCGACATGCACACCAAGGAAGCCGCCGCGGCCGGCGAGAGCCCGGTGCGGCTGAACCTGATCGCGGCCTGGCGGGAAGCAACGGTCTTCACCGCGGCCGAGCGCGCCGCACTGGAGCTGGCGGAGCAGGGAACCCGGGTCGCGGACGCGGCCACCGGGGTCAGCGACGACGTGTGGGCGCGCGCCGCCCAGCACTACGACGAGGAGCAGCTCACGGCCCTCGTGCTGCTGGTCTCGTTCATGAACACGGTGAACCGACTGAACATCATCACCCAGCAGCCGGCCGGCGACTACCAGGTCGGCCAGTTCCACTGA
- a CDS encoding peptidoglycan-binding domain-containing protein, producing MGCDEAEPIPALHWGREPAQEIQDSFQAVLNALDAARADLYAVEEHGPPGSPLPSLDHPSATAGYGSSTHPDPSLSPPQPRTQGLGSRPELVPVSPEGLLPSADPPQPARDRPAAENAVVEPLWSRGVRQEAVTPPDAVAPPETGQPPTASGGGPAQAEPPAAFPPPPGALQECARRRTDSTEDSPYQSQAAQPSCFVAPPSHTPLRPEPVRPPEPRASQGHRRFTDRRHSRLAGVFGLGAVSGLVLASWLLSTGDSAPAPPASLEQPARPLPENPAPAVPSPPTGQPNRPTPGNASLPEIPGTGLLRQGDTGHGVYELQVRLLQIPHIYDGGALNGRFDTEVRQAVGRFQNAYGIHGDETGVYGDNTRHALMLRTK from the coding sequence ATGGGATGCGACGAGGCCGAACCGATCCCGGCCCTCCACTGGGGGCGCGAGCCCGCGCAAGAAATCCAGGATTCGTTTCAGGCAGTTCTGAACGCCCTGGATGCCGCTCGCGCTGATCTTTACGCGGTGGAGGAGCACGGCCCGCCCGGAAGCCCGCTACCGTCCTTGGACCACCCCAGCGCAACAGCCGGATACGGTAGCTCCACTCATCCCGACCCGTCCCTGTCGCCACCGCAGCCACGGACGCAGGGCCTGGGGTCCCGGCCCGAACTGGTTCCGGTCAGTCCGGAAGGCCTCCTACCGTCTGCCGACCCGCCTCAACCCGCTCGGGACCGGCCAGCCGCCGAGAACGCCGTGGTCGAGCCGCTGTGGTCACGCGGTGTGCGGCAGGAGGCGGTCACGCCCCCCGACGCGGTCGCACCACCGGAGACGGGCCAGCCACCCACTGCGAGCGGCGGGGGTCCAGCGCAGGCCGAACCGCCAGCAGCTTTCCCGCCGCCCCCAGGCGCTCTGCAGGAATGTGCGCGCCGAAGGACCGACTCAACGGAGGACTCCCCCTACCAATCGCAGGCCGCGCAGCCGAGCTGCTTCGTCGCCCCTCCCTCCCACACGCCACTGCGGCCAGAACCGGTCCGCCCGCCTGAGCCGAGGGCAAGCCAAGGACATCGACGCTTCACCGACCGGCGACACAGCCGGCTCGCCGGAGTCTTCGGCCTGGGCGCCGTGAGTGGCTTGGTCCTTGCCTCTTGGCTGCTCAGCACAGGCGACTCCGCACCGGCGCCGCCTGCGTCCTTGGAGCAACCGGCCCGGCCATTGCCTGAGAATCCGGCACCTGCAGTACCGTCCCCACCGACCGGGCAACCGAACCGGCCCACTCCCGGCAACGCCTCGCTTCCCGAGATCCCGGGCACCGGGCTACTGCGCCAAGGCGACACCGGCCACGGTGTTTACGAGTTGCAGGTGCGTCTGCTCCAGATCCCTCACATCTATGACGGCGGCGCCCTCAACGGCCGTTTCGACACGGAGGTCCGGCAGGCAGTGGGCCGATTCCAGAACGCGTACGGCATCCATGGAGACGAGACCGGCGTCTACGGGGACAACACTCGACACGCCCTCATGTTGCGGACGAAATAG
- a CDS encoding DUF6233 domain-containing protein codes for MAGFDGVLDAAGLGQAVLAVVRDEAAYAGLWPGSEPVSERGIRVEALSVQSDGALHTGECWDPGKRTKPATRAQAIAALRQQASACTKCRPDTALGIEI; via the coding sequence GTGGCCGGCTTCGACGGCGTGCTCGACGCCGCGGGTCTGGGGCAGGCCGTGCTCGCCGTCGTCCGCGACGAGGCCGCCTACGCCGGCCTGTGGCCCGGCAGCGAACCCGTCTCCGAGCGCGGCATCCGCGTCGAGGCCCTCAGCGTGCAGTCCGACGGCGCCCTGCACACGGGTGAGTGCTGGGACCCGGGCAAACGGACGAAACCTGCGACCAGAGCGCAGGCCATCGCGGCACTGCGCCAGCAGGCGTCGGCGTGCACGAAGTGCAGGCCGGACACGGCGCTCGGCATCGAGATCTAG
- a CDS encoding ATP-binding protein, producing the protein MDAAAQNEGQEPVVDRPIAAFAAFEGSEEIAEARDMARDFLTSVQAEHGLPVSARAMGMVQLVVSELVTNARKYAPGPCLLDLEINEGAVQISVWDSSTTLPSVQATNPDRLGQHGLEIVMAVSQTFCVHREPVGKRITASVVLADDTGGDAAGHRAR; encoded by the coding sequence ATGGATGCTGCTGCCCAAAACGAGGGCCAGGAGCCGGTCGTCGACCGTCCGATCGCGGCCTTTGCCGCGTTCGAGGGCAGCGAGGAGATCGCCGAGGCCCGTGACATGGCCCGCGACTTCCTCACGTCTGTGCAGGCTGAGCATGGGCTGCCGGTGTCGGCGCGGGCGATGGGCATGGTGCAGCTGGTCGTGAGCGAACTGGTGACCAACGCCCGCAAATACGCGCCCGGACCGTGCCTGCTGGACTTGGAGATCAACGAAGGTGCCGTCCAGATCAGCGTGTGGGACAGCAGTACCACCCTGCCGTCGGTTCAGGCAACGAACCCGGACCGGCTCGGCCAACACGGTCTGGAAATCGTCATGGCGGTGTCCCAGACCTTCTGCGTTCACCGGGAACCGGTGGGCAAACGGATCACCGCGTCCGTCGTCCTCGCCGACGACACCGGCGGGGATGCCGCCGGCCATCGGGCCCGGTGA
- a CDS encoding RNA polymerase sigma-70 factor: MSKVEEFEELRPLLFSIAYRILGSVGEAEDAVQETWLRYDASRTRPVSAKAFLSATVTRIAIDVLRSARVRREKYVGPWLPEPLLDDPYQDPARAAELADSVSMAALLLLERLSPLERSVFVLRDVFAFGFDEIADAVGRSEAACRQLLVRARRHMHEGRPRFEADRQDRQELARRFFEALTQGDVDGLQNLLSADVQLIGDGGGKAPQLARAVAGAEDVARLLATVYPLMARIDITFEAHEVNGQPGALFRDRDGKILHILALDTLDGQIQTIRAVINPDKLSHLGPVADAWAVDQEVKQTRKTQ, encoded by the coding sequence ATGAGCAAGGTCGAGGAGTTCGAGGAGCTCCGGCCGCTGCTGTTCTCGATCGCGTACCGGATCCTGGGCAGCGTGGGCGAGGCGGAGGACGCGGTGCAGGAGACCTGGCTCCGCTACGACGCCTCGAGAACCCGGCCCGTGTCGGCCAAGGCGTTCTTGTCAGCCACGGTGACCCGGATCGCGATCGACGTGCTTCGCTCCGCCCGGGTACGGCGGGAGAAGTACGTCGGACCGTGGTTGCCCGAGCCGCTGCTGGACGATCCGTACCAGGACCCGGCCCGCGCGGCCGAGCTGGCCGACTCGGTGTCGATGGCGGCGCTGCTGCTCCTGGAGCGGCTCAGCCCGCTGGAGCGGTCGGTGTTCGTGCTGCGGGACGTCTTCGCCTTCGGCTTCGACGAGATCGCCGACGCGGTGGGGCGCTCAGAGGCGGCGTGCCGGCAGCTGCTCGTACGGGCACGCCGCCACATGCACGAGGGGCGGCCCCGGTTCGAAGCGGACCGCCAGGATCGGCAGGAACTGGCGAGGCGGTTCTTCGAGGCACTGACGCAGGGAGACGTGGACGGACTGCAGAATCTGCTGTCGGCCGACGTCCAGCTCATCGGGGACGGCGGTGGCAAGGCACCGCAGCTGGCCAGGGCCGTCGCCGGCGCCGAGGACGTGGCCAGGCTACTCGCCACCGTCTACCCGCTCATGGCCCGGATCGACATCACGTTCGAAGCGCACGAGGTCAACGGGCAGCCGGGCGCGCTCTTCCGCGACCGCGACGGCAAGATCCTCCACATCCTCGCCCTCGACACACTCGACGGGCAGATCCAGACGATCCGCGCGGTCATCAACCCCGACAAGCTCAGCCACCTCGGCCCGGTCGCCGACGCCTGGGCCGTCGACCAGGAAGTGAAGCAGACCCGTAAAACCCAGTGA
- a CDS encoding NAD(P)-dependent oxidoreductase: MRLTIVAATGGIGRHLVEQAVAGGHDVTAVARRPSDLPDGVRTVAVDLTRPDMPTLTAAVRGADAVLSALGPRNPRADAGITSHGTRAIVAAMQAERVRRIIIVSAAPVGPVPVPGRPTPPRHDPGDGFLMRHLGVRLTHAMFGRHYADLAVTEQTLRDSGLDWTVSRPPKLTDKPLTGTYRTAWNRNIRGGFSVPRADVAHHMLAMVNEPETVEQVVGIAT, from the coding sequence ATGAGACTCACGATCGTCGCCGCCACCGGCGGTATCGGACGGCACCTGGTCGAGCAGGCGGTAGCCGGCGGGCATGACGTCACCGCCGTGGCCCGCCGCCCAAGTGACCTGCCGGACGGCGTCAGGACGGTCGCCGTCGACCTCACCCGACCCGACATGCCGACGCTCACCGCGGCGGTACGCGGCGCCGACGCCGTACTGTCCGCGCTCGGCCCGCGAAACCCGCGCGCGGACGCGGGCATCACCTCGCACGGCACCCGCGCGATCGTCGCGGCGATGCAGGCCGAGCGCGTCCGGCGGATCATCATCGTCAGCGCCGCACCCGTCGGACCGGTGCCGGTGCCTGGCCGGCCGACGCCACCCAGGCACGATCCCGGCGACGGCTTCCTCATGCGCCACCTGGGAGTCCGGTTGACCCATGCGATGTTCGGCCGGCACTACGCCGACCTCGCCGTCACCGAGCAGACCCTGCGCGACAGCGGACTGGACTGGACGGTGTCGCGCCCGCCCAAACTCACCGACAAGCCCCTGACCGGCACGTACCGGACCGCGTGGAACCGCAACATCCGGGGCGGATTCTCCGTGCCACGCGCCGACGTCGCCCACCACATGCTCGCCATGGTGAACGAGCCGGAGACCGTCGAGCAGGTCGTCGGAATCGCGACCTGA
- a CDS encoding GAF and ANTAR domain-containing protein, translating into MDALEVRNRQLARAAVEPAQRILVHRYRLAVLAEGFELLKQTSQRFNIKLHTLAGAVVRVAGPDAGAEQWFPRRARFVAPALPDLALRGARAESQAVVLRAALRRVLHVTETDMGNVQLAEHGMLRLEKHTGLNRYFTDFFAFVQDSTTSCAQAAQERQQITVKDVESADIFDDDSRHAILQAGSRAAHSLPLTSRGHVLGMISSHHEHPWQASARHSSPPWRRPAPPWADGCTGTAKPSSSTPWNTSTPPHAITADRFVPSHARGAGQNAACDDSLGKREQALVETETAPRKRGSLRKTGGSRQLFSGWTAVCPLDRAQCLAPQMHPHPPRHRGPRPPATHAGPGHSAVVNRSVPRCFVRSSRIWGGVLLVPVASRDVQLAELRASVVIAARLKLPASCCRWVAAARPHRARWPAASPPVSSARTTDAVIRLPTGSR; encoded by the coding sequence GTGGATGCACTTGAGGTGCGCAATCGGCAGCTCGCGCGGGCCGCGGTCGAACCGGCGCAGCGGATCCTGGTGCACCGCTACCGTCTGGCCGTTCTCGCCGAAGGGTTCGAACTGCTGAAGCAGACGTCTCAGCGCTTCAACATCAAGCTGCACACGCTCGCTGGTGCCGTGGTGCGTGTCGCCGGCCCGGACGCCGGTGCCGAGCAGTGGTTTCCACGCCGGGCCCGCTTCGTCGCCCCCGCGCTGCCGGATCTGGCGCTGCGCGGGGCGAGGGCCGAAAGTCAGGCAGTGGTTCTCCGGGCGGCGCTGCGGCGGGTCCTGCACGTCACCGAAACCGATATGGGCAACGTCCAGCTCGCCGAACACGGGATGCTGCGCCTGGAGAAGCACACCGGCCTGAACCGGTATTTCACCGACTTCTTCGCTTTCGTCCAGGATTCGACCACCTCGTGCGCGCAGGCCGCCCAGGAGCGTCAGCAGATCACCGTGAAAGACGTCGAATCAGCCGACATCTTCGATGACGATTCCCGCCACGCCATCCTCCAGGCCGGCAGCCGCGCCGCCCACAGCCTCCCCCTGACCAGCCGTGGCCACGTGCTCGGCATGATCTCCTCCCACCACGAACACCCCTGGCAGGCCTCAGCCAGACACAGCTCACCGCCTTGGAGAAGACCGGCACCACCGTGGGCCGATGGCTGCACTGGCACCGCCAAACCGTCGTCCTCGACGCCCTGGAACACCTCCACTCCACCGCACGCAATCACCGCTGACCGTTTCGTGCCGAGCCACGCCCGAGGCGCTGGCCAAAACGCCGCTTGTGATGACAGTCTGGGCAAGCGGGAGCAGGCTCTGGTCGAAACAGAGACGGCCCCTCGCAAACGGGGCTCGCTTAGGAAAACAGGCGGGAGCCGTCAACTCTTTTCGGGGTGGACGGCTGTGTGTCCGCTCGACCGTGCCCAGTGCCTGGCCCCGCAGATGCATCCCCACCCACCGCGGCACCGAGGTCCTCGCCCGCCTGCGACCCACGCCGGTCCCGGCCACAGTGCGGTCGTCAACCGGTCTGTGCCTCGTTGCTTTGTGCGCTCCTCGAGGATCTGGGGCGGGGTACTCCTCGTTCCCGTCGCATCTAGGGACGTCCAGCTTGCGGAGCTGCGTGCTTCCGTCGTCATCGCTGCGCGCCTCAAGCTTCCGGCTTCATGCTGCCGCTGGGTAGCCGCCGCCCGACCTCACCGGGCCCGATGGCCGGCGGCATCCCCGCCGGTGTCGTCGGCGAGGACGACGGACGCGGTGATCCGTTTGCCCACCGGTTCCCGGTGA
- a CDS encoding DUF6233 domain-containing protein, producing the protein MWKPVPGVSYDDVPTSRPPPTEQQILGERRPSGWVLQKLDGGRGPGRGVFHAVDCEAPAGAPKLTLGQAPDAAEHPGTRLCSLRDAAQVQ; encoded by the coding sequence ATGTGGAAGCCGGTGCCCGGCGTCTCGTACGACGACGTCCCCACGAGCAGGCCGCCGCCGACGGAGCAGCAGATCCTCGGTGAGCGCCGGCCGTCGGGCTGGGTCCTGCAGAAGCTGGACGGCGGCCGCGGTCCCGGCCGGGGCGTCTTCCACGCCGTCGACTGCGAAGCACCCGCCGGGGCGCCGAAGCTGACCCTGGGCCAGGCGCCGGACGCCGCGGAGCATCCAGGGACCCGGCTGTGCTCCCTGCGCGACGCGGCCCAGGTTCAATAG
- a CDS encoding Lrp/AsnC family transcriptional regulator encodes MTESLDVTDWAILAEVQRDGRIPFTELARRVNLSASATKERVRRLEEAEVITGYRAEVNPERTGYPVMAVVRLKYPGPGTRHQPLRRLLDERPEILECLRTTGDDCYVMKVAATSMAHLEEIVDELAEFGSTTTNLVLSRTLPLRGPGVPRVNTVR; translated from the coding sequence ATGACCGAGAGTCTCGACGTGACGGACTGGGCGATCCTGGCAGAAGTCCAACGGGACGGCCGGATCCCGTTCACCGAGCTGGCGCGGCGGGTGAACCTGAGCGCGTCGGCGACCAAGGAGCGGGTGCGCCGGCTCGAGGAGGCCGAGGTGATCACGGGGTACCGTGCGGAGGTGAACCCGGAGCGGACCGGTTACCCGGTGATGGCGGTGGTCCGGCTCAAGTACCCGGGGCCGGGAACCCGGCACCAGCCGCTGCGCCGGCTGCTGGACGAGCGCCCGGAGATCCTGGAGTGCCTGCGCACCACCGGAGACGACTGCTACGTCATGAAGGTGGCGGCAACGTCGATGGCCCACTTGGAGGAGATCGTCGACGAGCTGGCCGAGTTCGGGAGCACGACCACCAACCTCGTCCTCAGTCGGACGCTCCCGTTGCGCGGCCCGGGGGTGCCTCGGGTGAACACCGTCAGGTAG
- a CDS encoding alkaline phosphatase → MRSPSRRQAVVAAVAGAALAASAVIAGVTSGGDSVEPWERAVRAIEHGKARNVILLIGDGMGDAEITLARNYTVGAGGRLNMDKFPLTGAYTTYAVHEDGTPDYVADSAASGTAFATGRKTINGRISKTPNTDQAIPTILELAQDNDYATGNVTTADLTDATPAVMASHVTDRSCKGPADMAKCPTDTLGEKGPGSIAEQLVNHKVDVLFGGGQQRFDQEVTVGRYKGMTVTEQARMLGYQVVTSSASMKAVTPARPVLGLFAGDDLPTEWTGKPATRDGSEWQRCVTSNPNRPPGTPSLADSTAKAIELLEARQQRRGSGQSFFLQVEGASIDKRDHAADPCGQIGETVAFDRAVKVARDYAAKHPDTLVVTTADHGHTSQIVPLEATPPGLSATLITGEDRQMKVNYSTNTPSQTQEHTGTQVRIAAQGPQAYRVLGVTDQTDLFTTLRDAMRLH, encoded by the coding sequence ATGCGCAGTCCGTCTCGTCGGCAGGCAGTGGTCGCCGCGGTGGCCGGCGCCGCTCTAGCTGCGTCGGCGGTGATCGCGGGCGTTACCTCCGGCGGGGATTCCGTGGAGCCGTGGGAGCGGGCCGTGCGGGCCATCGAGCACGGCAAGGCCAGGAATGTCATCCTTCTGATCGGCGACGGCATGGGCGACGCGGAGATCACACTCGCCCGCAACTACACGGTCGGGGCGGGCGGCCGCCTGAACATGGACAAGTTTCCGCTCACCGGCGCCTACACCACGTACGCCGTGCACGAGGACGGCACCCCGGACTATGTGGCCGACTCCGCCGCCAGCGGCACCGCATTCGCGACCGGCCGCAAGACGATCAACGGCCGGATCTCCAAGACGCCGAACACCGACCAGGCCATTCCGACGATCCTGGAGCTGGCGCAGGACAACGACTACGCGACCGGCAATGTCACCACCGCCGATCTGACCGATGCCACCCCGGCGGTGATGGCCTCGCATGTCACCGACCGTTCCTGCAAGGGCCCGGCCGACATGGCCAAGTGCCCCACCGACACCCTTGGTGAGAAAGGGCCGGGCTCGATCGCCGAGCAGTTGGTCAACCACAAGGTGGACGTCCTCTTCGGCGGCGGGCAGCAGCGCTTCGACCAGGAGGTCACCGTCGGCAGGTACAAGGGCATGACCGTGACCGAGCAGGCGCGCATGCTCGGCTACCAGGTGGTCACCAGCAGCGCCTCGATGAAAGCCGTCACCCCCGCCAGGCCGGTGCTCGGCCTGTTCGCCGGGGACGACCTGCCGACGGAGTGGACAGGCAAGCCGGCAACGCGCGACGGCAGCGAGTGGCAGCGGTGTGTCACCTCCAACCCGAACCGCCCGCCGGGCACACCGAGCCTGGCGGACTCGACGGCAAAGGCCATCGAACTCCTCGAGGCCAGGCAACAGCGGCGGGGCAGCGGGCAGAGCTTCTTCCTGCAGGTGGAGGGCGCTTCCATCGACAAACGCGATCATGCCGCCGACCCGTGCGGGCAGATCGGCGAGACGGTGGCCTTCGACCGCGCGGTCAAGGTGGCCCGCGACTATGCGGCCAAGCACCCCGACACCCTGGTGGTGACCACCGCCGACCACGGCCACACCAGCCAGATCGTCCCGCTGGAGGCCACCCCGCCCGGCCTCTCCGCAACCCTGATCACCGGCGAGGACCGGCAGATGAAGGTCAACTACTCGACCAACACCCCCAGCCAGACCCAGGAGCACACGGGTACTCAGGTCCGCATCGCCGCCCAGGGACCGCAGGCCTACCGGGTCCTCGGCGTCACCGACCAGACAGACCTCTTCACCACCCTGCGCGATGCCATGCGCCTGCACTGA
- a CDS encoding DUF6247 family protein: MSAQPDHAPVPPTPPAPAAAAQLLAQLRESSRASTWVPAFEHDWARALEDSRHSYSLSPLHHVVRTWQARLAAAPALEAFLVGGCDDSDGVDLADVPGTRP; this comes from the coding sequence ATGAGCGCCCAGCCTGACCACGCGCCCGTCCCGCCGACCCCGCCCGCTCCGGCCGCGGCCGCGCAGCTGCTCGCCCAGCTCCGCGAGAGCAGCCGCGCCAGCACGTGGGTGCCCGCCTTCGAGCATGACTGGGCACGGGCGCTGGAGGACTCCCGGCACAGCTACAGCCTCAGCCCGCTCCATCACGTCGTGCGCACCTGGCAGGCCCGCCTCGCCGCCGCCCCGGCCCTGGAGGCCTTCCTCGTCGGCGGCTGCGACGACTCCGACGGCGTCGACCTGGCCGACGTCCCCGGCACCCGCCCGTGA
- a CDS encoding NAD(P)H-binding protein: MILITGATGVVGRETIRLLVEGGTKVAAVTRDPHAEFPAGTQLVHPAKVPALDGVEAIMLSPRAAGSTAVDLLAHACETGAARVVVLSSVTVRYPAGHARFRQQFHAVEEIARGSGLDWTILRCADFAANTLAWAGQIQATGIVRGAYPHARTSTVDERDIAAVAALALTHPQHRGQTYLLTGEQSLSQPEKVAALGAALDRTLSFVEAAPDEIRRGMLAAGLPDEVPDRLLGSLADYAREAGPTTDTVRRLLARPARTFATWAQDHRAAFTAGGPR, translated from the coding sequence ATGATCCTGATTACCGGGGCCACCGGCGTCGTCGGCCGAGAAACCATCCGCCTCCTGGTCGAGGGGGGAACAAAAGTCGCCGCTGTCACCCGCGACCCGCACGCCGAATTCCCCGCGGGCACACAACTCGTCCACCCCGCGAAGGTGCCCGCCCTCGACGGCGTGGAGGCCATCATGCTCAGCCCACGTGCCGCCGGCTCCACCGCTGTCGACCTGCTGGCCCACGCCTGCGAAACGGGCGCGGCAAGAGTGGTCGTACTGTCCTCCGTGACCGTGCGGTACCCGGCCGGGCACGCACGCTTCCGGCAGCAGTTCCACGCGGTCGAGGAAATCGCCAGGGGGAGCGGCCTGGACTGGACGATCCTGCGCTGCGCCGATTTCGCCGCGAACACCCTGGCCTGGGCCGGGCAGATCCAGGCCACCGGGATCGTACGGGGGGCGTACCCGCATGCGAGGACCTCGACCGTCGACGAGCGTGACATCGCCGCGGTGGCCGCCCTCGCCCTGACCCACCCGCAGCACCGCGGTCAGACGTACCTGCTCACCGGAGAACAGTCGCTGAGCCAGCCGGAGAAGGTCGCCGCGCTCGGCGCGGCCCTCGACCGGACACTGTCGTTCGTCGAGGCCGCACCGGACGAGATCCGCCGCGGCATGCTCGCCGCCGGCCTGCCCGACGAGGTACCCGACCGGCTGCTCGGCTCGCTGGCCGACTACGCCCGCGAAGCCGGGCCCACCACCGACACCGTGCGGCGGCTGCTGGCCCGCCCGGCCCGCACGTTCGCCACCTGGGCGCAGGACCACCGCGCCGCCTTCACCGCGGGAGGACCCCGATGA